CGGGGATCTCCCGGGGATCGACGCTCACCCCGCCGAGGGTGATGCCGCCGTAGGAGAGGGAAAGCTCATCGGTCTTTGGGGTGATGAGGATATTCGCCCCGAAATTCTCCATCTGGTGTTGAACTTCGGCGGTCATCGCCGCCGACAGGGAAAGCATGGTCACCACCGTGGCGATGCCGATGAGCAGTCCGGCCAGCAAAAAAGCCAGACGTGCCTTACGGCGGCGCAGGTTGTTGAAGGCGATGGTCCGCAGTTTCATGAAAATCAGATCCTTTCGAAATAACGATTGCCCTGCAACAGATCCGCTTCACGGATAAGCAACCGGCCGTCGCTTTCGCGCCTTTCAAGGGGGGCCGGATTACATCCCCCTTTGACCTCGTTGATCAGGTTGGAATGGAAGCGCTGGCCACAGTTGACGCAAACCATCTCCTCTCCTTCCTGACGGTAGCCCTGCTTGTCCCGGTAGCAGACGTCGCAGGCGTCAAAGGCGGCGCGCATCACTCCGTCCTGGCTTTTCAGCACAAAAAAGTCGATGCTCGTTGCCCCATTCTGGTAACTGAAAAAATGCGCCTGGCCATCGTCGACCTGCTTCAAGGGGATGGCCACCTCGCCGGCGACAACCGCCACCGCCGGATATTTGGTGGCACCCGAGGCCGAAAATTTCCAGGCTAGCAGAGCGACACCGGCCAGCAGAAAGACCCCGATCGCCAGCAGCGGCAACCAACTCTTCTTTTTTGCCCCGTCGAACTGGGCGCGTTTTGTTTCACGATCGGACATGCATTTCCTCCACAAATAAAAATCGCGTTTCAGAATGTTTCAGGCTGATCAAAAATACCCAGGTGCAAGGCGCCCGAAATTCGAGGAGTGAGGCGTACCCGAAGGTACGTCGCAGCGACGAGGATAAGGGCAACGCCGCAGATGGGCGTTTTTCATCAGCCTGTCAACCGCAACAACCGCCGCCGCACCCCTTCTTCACCACCGGCTTGCATCCCGGGCAGGCGCCGTTTCCGGCACTCGCCTTGGTCGCAGGCACCGCACCCGTCGAAGCCAAGGTCGCGGGGTAACCGGCGTCGC
This genomic stretch from Desulfuromonas acetexigens harbors:
- a CDS encoding DUF2318 domain-containing protein, which gives rise to MSDRETKRAQFDGAKKKSWLPLLAIGVFLLAGVALLAWKFSASGATKYPAVAVVAGEVAIPLKQVDDGQAHFFSYQNGATSIDFFVLKSQDGVMRAAFDACDVCYRDKQGYRQEGEEMVCVNCGQRFHSNLINEVKGGCNPAPLERRESDGRLLIREADLLQGNRYFERI